A genomic window from Sphingobacterium sp. BN32 includes:
- a CDS encoding sodium:solute symporter, which produces MSSIDWIVLILTLLSIVLYGLYKSKNVKNIDGYILGDRSLPWYTVGLSVMATQASAITFLSAPGLAYSSGMSFVQFYFGLPLAMIVLCITFVPIFHKLKVYTAYEFLEKRFDVKTRVLTAILFLIQRGISTGITIFAPAIILSTILNIDLTVTTLSIGALLLIYTVYGGTKAVSYTQLLQMSIIFGGLLLAGVLVVQLLPEHIGFTEALHIAGKSGKTNAIDFTLDLDNQYTVWTGLIGGFFLQLSYFGTDQSQVGRYLTGSSVKESRLGLLMNGLLKVPMQFSILLIGILVFAYYQYHTPPLFFNEQETTKLEQSAYKADYQKIMQSHEKISAEKTLVVNELTDALAKKEDAKIDGIRDRLAAYNNQEKELRADLVDLMKKNDSAADTNDNNYIFLKFVTDVFPKGLIGLLIAIIFLASMGATASAINSLSSTSVIDIYKRFVNKDANEKHYLNASRIATAFWGVFTIAIALYSSKLGNLLEAVNILGSLFYGTILGIFLVAFYIKRIGGKAVFLAAILSEIIVVGIWRLDVVAFLWLNLIGCVFVIALGLILQELMGKKKGLG; this is translated from the coding sequence ATGAGTAGTATCGACTGGATAGTACTCATCCTCACCTTGCTTTCTATAGTGCTTTATGGACTCTATAAAAGCAAGAACGTCAAAAATATTGACGGCTACATCCTTGGTGACCGCTCTTTACCCTGGTACACCGTAGGTCTTTCGGTCATGGCGACACAAGCCAGCGCAATCACCTTTCTTTCTGCCCCAGGATTAGCGTATTCTTCAGGAATGAGTTTCGTCCAATTCTATTTCGGACTTCCCTTGGCGATGATTGTACTCTGTATTACTTTTGTCCCCATCTTTCATAAGCTGAAAGTCTATACCGCCTATGAATTTCTCGAGAAACGCTTCGACGTAAAAACCAGAGTATTAACGGCAATCCTCTTTCTAATACAACGAGGCATATCAACCGGGATTACCATATTCGCCCCTGCCATTATCCTATCCACCATTCTTAACATCGATTTGACCGTGACAACCTTGTCCATCGGTGCGCTTTTGTTGATCTATACAGTATACGGTGGAACAAAGGCAGTATCCTATACTCAATTGCTACAGATGTCCATCATATTCGGCGGGCTACTTTTAGCCGGTGTATTGGTGGTACAGTTACTTCCAGAACATATTGGGTTTACGGAGGCTCTCCATATTGCTGGGAAGTCGGGAAAAACCAATGCGATAGACTTTACCCTCGATTTAGATAATCAATATACTGTATGGACGGGTCTTATCGGCGGTTTTTTTCTCCAACTTTCCTATTTCGGAACAGATCAAAGTCAGGTGGGTCGCTATCTGACAGGATCATCGGTTAAAGAGAGCCGTCTAGGCTTGCTCATGAATGGTCTTTTAAAGGTCCCTATGCAGTTTTCTATCCTGTTGATAGGTATACTTGTCTTTGCGTACTATCAGTATCACACGCCGCCCCTATTCTTTAATGAACAGGAAACTACCAAACTCGAGCAAAGTGCCTACAAAGCGGATTACCAAAAGATCATGCAATCGCATGAAAAGATAAGCGCCGAGAAAACACTTGTGGTTAATGAACTGACAGATGCGCTAGCGAAAAAGGAAGATGCGAAGATCGATGGCATCCGTGATCGGCTTGCGGCATATAACAATCAGGAAAAAGAACTCCGCGCGGATTTGGTGGACCTCATGAAGAAAAATGATAGCGCCGCTGACACCAACGATAATAACTACATCTTCTTAAAGTTCGTTACGGATGTGTTTCCAAAGGGATTGATCGGGTTATTAATTGCAATTATTTTCCTGGCATCCATGGGTGCTACGGCCAGCGCGATCAATTCCCTGTCCTCTACTTCTGTCATTGATATCTATAAGCGTTTTGTGAACAAGGATGCAAATGAGAAGCATTATTTAAATGCCTCTCGAATCGCGACCGCCTTTTGGGGTGTATTTACGATTGCAATCGCCCTCTATTCTAGTAAACTCGGCAATCTGCTGGAAGCTGTCAATATCCTTGGATCCTTATTCTATGGGACTATATTGGGTATCTTCTTGGTAGCATTCTATATCAAAAGAATTGGCGGAAAAGCAGTTTTTCTTGCCGCTATTCTTTCTGAGATTATCGTCGTAGGTATTTGGAGATTGGATGTTGTTGCGTTCCTATGGCTTAATCTGATTGGCTGTGTCTTTGTGATTGCCTTAGGTTTGATTCTTCAGGAATTGATGGGAAAGAAAAAAGGGCTGGGTTAA
- a CDS encoding N-acetylmuramoyl-L-alanine amidase encodes MLKIKEFLVVGVGLVFLVACSTAKKTTVLQNPQTAVIKPSEVVENTVIPKDTVTLNEQITQQANQHNQIDPNAPLSPEEQAKQLFTTGIHKEYDFAQAMHYDWRKPSYVMIHHTSQNSTAQTIRTFQLPHTKVSSHYVIGRDGRVVQMLNDYMRGWHAGRGKWGQITDMNSVSIGIELDNNGFDAFPEPQINALLTLLDTLKTRYSIPQLNFIGHSDFAPGRKDDPNVLFPWDRLAARGFGIWFNESYLMPAPATFNPIDALKLMGYDMKNESAVIRAFKKKYVRTDLSPVLTDRDKAIIYDLYRKYY; translated from the coding sequence ATGTTGAAGATAAAAGAGTTTTTGGTCGTAGGAGTAGGGTTAGTTTTCTTGGTTGCTTGTTCAACAGCCAAGAAAACAACCGTCTTACAAAACCCACAAACTGCCGTTATAAAACCTTCTGAGGTTGTAGAAAATACAGTTATTCCAAAAGATACTGTGACGCTGAATGAGCAAATTACCCAACAAGCGAATCAGCACAATCAAATAGATCCGAATGCTCCACTTAGTCCGGAGGAGCAAGCAAAGCAGCTTTTTACGACAGGTATTCATAAAGAATACGATTTCGCGCAAGCGATGCATTATGATTGGAGGAAGCCTTCCTACGTCATGATTCATCATACTTCCCAAAACAGTACAGCGCAGACGATACGTACTTTTCAGCTCCCGCATACCAAGGTGAGCAGCCATTATGTGATTGGCCGTGATGGTCGTGTGGTGCAGATGCTGAACGATTATATGCGTGGCTGGCATGCCGGAAGAGGGAAATGGGGACAGATTACAGACATGAACTCCGTGTCTATCGGGATCGAGCTAGACAACAATGGTTTCGACGCCTTCCCAGAGCCGCAAATTAACGCCTTGTTGACCTTATTGGATACGCTGAAGACGAGATACAGCATTCCGCAATTAAACTTCATTGGACACAGCGATTTCGCGCCCGGGAGAAAGGATGATCCGAATGTGTTGTTCCCTTGGGATCGACTTGCAGCACGAGGATTTGGTATATGGTTCAACGAGTCATACCTAATGCCCGCTCCAGCGACATTCAATCCTATCGATGCGCTTAAGTTAATGGGCTATGATATGAAGAATGAATCTGCGGTAATCCGAGCGTTCAAGAAGAAGTATGTAAGGACGGATCTGAGTCCGGTTTTAACGGATAGGGATAAGGCGATTATATACGATTTGTATAGGAAGTATTATTAG
- a CDS encoding DUF3078 domain-containing protein codes for MKIKFYLLPFFLLMLGFSVAHAQDLKDLRVKPDTTINENKEGKALNVKNINVPIPKLDLKVNYWKHWSKIGINFNQASFSDNWKLGGINSWAIMGLIWHKSDYTKNNFNFTTEIDLKYGKIRNEGQLAKPNNDRVFWDNKLSYKLSKSWAIYTSFTFESQFDSRYTYAKAADGQDSITGVVSAFMSPGYFTESLGLEYKPDNTFSLRFGTGTARQTIILDERIKPRSADAYFQRYGVYPNPKDHSKGTGEKYGVEEGKSFKNELAFQLTANLDRNLTKNLNLKARYNLFADYEDMNDPAHRLDATFSAKVTSLINVSLSGTMLYDSAMDGAVQWNQALAVGLLLNLPK; via the coding sequence ATGAAGATAAAATTCTACCTATTACCATTTTTTCTTTTGATGCTTGGGTTTTCCGTAGCACATGCGCAAGATTTGAAGGATTTGCGCGTCAAACCTGACACGACAATCAATGAAAATAAAGAAGGAAAAGCATTGAATGTAAAGAATATTAATGTTCCTATCCCGAAGTTGGATCTAAAGGTAAACTACTGGAAACATTGGAGCAAGATCGGAATCAACTTTAATCAGGCCTCTTTTAGTGATAACTGGAAGCTGGGTGGTATCAACTCATGGGCGATTATGGGCTTGATATGGCATAAATCCGATTATACGAAGAATAATTTCAACTTTACCACAGAGATTGACCTGAAGTATGGTAAGATCAGAAACGAAGGACAGTTAGCAAAGCCTAACAACGACCGTGTGTTCTGGGATAATAAGCTTTCCTACAAATTGTCGAAAAGCTGGGCGATCTATACCTCGTTCACTTTCGAATCGCAGTTTGATAGCCGTTATACTTATGCGAAGGCAGCGGACGGACAGGATTCAATTACCGGCGTGGTTTCAGCATTCATGTCTCCAGGATATTTTACAGAATCCCTGGGTTTGGAGTATAAACCCGATAACACTTTCTCCTTACGTTTCGGTACGGGTACAGCACGTCAGACTATTATTTTGGATGAAAGAATTAAGCCAAGATCTGCTGATGCTTATTTCCAACGCTATGGGGTTTACCCAAATCCTAAGGATCATAGCAAAGGAACCGGCGAGAAATACGGTGTGGAAGAGGGTAAGAGCTTTAAAAACGAGCTGGCTTTCCAGCTTACAGCGAATTTAGATCGTAATCTGACGAAGAACCTCAATTTGAAAGCCCGTTATAATTTATTTGCTGACTATGAGGATATGAACGATCCGGCACACCGCTTGGACGCAACCTTTTCAGCAAAAGTAACCTCATTAATAAATGTATCCTTAAGTGGTACAATGCTTTACGACTCGGCGATGGATGGAGCGGTACAGTGGAATCAAGCTTTGGCAGTAGGTTTGCTTCTTAACTTACCAAAATAG
- a CDS encoding glucosaminidase domain-containing protein, with the protein MTKRLMLASLILAIFFVSCGTKRSTVLQKPGSNKGTTHRPNTSGNSGNKGAVSMTGLAYIDRYKGIAIEEMNKYGIPASIKLAQALLESGNGNSYLAVNANNHFGIKCGGSWSGRSVTRPDDAVNDCFRVYNNPEQSFKDHSQFLLRKRYEPLFALKKDDYKGWARGLKAAGYATNPRYPELLIDLIERYNLQQYDVAERHVEVIARAERVEEIIEEKKVVEPQVPAEEIKKPVAMQIYEVKASDTLTNIASRYQTTVAALKEMNGLSGESVYVGQLLVVSK; encoded by the coding sequence ATGACAAAGAGATTGATGTTGGCCAGTTTAATATTGGCCATATTTTTTGTTTCATGTGGAACGAAGCGCTCTACAGTACTACAGAAACCTGGTTCGAACAAGGGGACGACCCATCGCCCCAATACATCGGGAAACAGCGGTAACAAGGGAGCTGTGTCGATGACAGGATTGGCCTATATCGACCGATATAAAGGCATTGCCATCGAAGAGATGAACAAGTATGGTATTCCGGCAAGTATTAAACTAGCACAGGCGCTATTGGAATCGGGCAACGGTAATTCCTACTTAGCTGTCAATGCAAACAACCACTTTGGTATCAAGTGTGGCGGTTCATGGTCCGGACGCTCTGTTACGCGACCTGACGATGCAGTAAACGATTGCTTCCGCGTATATAATAATCCTGAACAATCTTTTAAAGACCACTCGCAATTCTTGTTAAGAAAGCGCTACGAGCCGCTCTTTGCGTTGAAAAAAGACGATTATAAAGGCTGGGCTCGCGGGTTGAAGGCGGCAGGATATGCGACTAACCCTCGATATCCGGAATTGCTGATCGATCTGATCGAGCGCTACAATCTACAACAGTATGACGTAGCGGAACGACATGTCGAGGTCATCGCTCGCGCGGAACGCGTTGAAGAAATTATCGAAGAAAAGAAAGTGGTGGAACCTCAGGTGCCAGCAGAGGAAATCAAGAAGCCTGTTGCCATGCAAATCTATGAGGTTAAAGCCTCCGACACATTAACGAATATTGCAAGCAGATATCAGACGACGGTAGCCGCATTGAAAGAAATGAACGGGTTGTCTGGTGAAAGTGTTTATGTCGGACAGCTTTTAGTCGTATCAAAATAG
- a CDS encoding glycoside hydrolase family 73 protein, protein MLKHCRKIFMVCILTVITTLSLHAQDYTTKTYIAKHSTDAQRLMRETGVPASVILAVAIHESAYGNSRIAKYLNNHFGIKGKNNSTKIRSAYKGYGSVLDSYRDFVGLLQRRKATKPLFDKHESDDYKAWVKGIAKSGYSATGDWSRKVISTIDRYNLEKYDEKINLN, encoded by the coding sequence ATGCTAAAACATTGTAGAAAGATTTTTATGGTATGTATACTTACCGTAATTACAACTTTAAGCTTGCATGCGCAAGACTACACAACAAAAACGTATATAGCGAAGCACAGCACAGATGCGCAACGCTTAATGCGAGAAACAGGGGTTCCAGCATCAGTAATATTAGCTGTAGCCATTCATGAAAGTGCATACGGAAACAGCCGTATCGCGAAGTACCTAAATAACCATTTCGGGATTAAGGGAAAAAACAACAGTACGAAGATTCGCTCTGCTTATAAAGGCTATGGTTCCGTACTAGACTCTTATCGGGATTTCGTTGGGCTATTGCAAAGAAGAAAGGCTACCAAACCTTTGTTCGATAAGCATGAATCAGACGACTATAAAGCCTGGGTAAAAGGGATTGCCAAATCCGGCTATTCGGCAACCGGCGATTGGTCGCGCAAGGTGATCTCTACGATTGATCGATACAACCTAGAGAAATACGACGAAAAGATAAATCTGAATTAA
- a CDS encoding O-methyltransferase, whose amino-acid sequence MFEDFERLNSYLEYTTDEENALLKRVNRETYLKETMPHMLSGHYQGRVLSMLSKLVQPRLALEIGTFTGYATICLAEGLAEGGVLHTIDINEEQQERVQGYFEQSDYASQIVYHIGDAAEVIPTIEGQFDLIFIDADKKRNLYYFQELIDRVKTGGVILIDNVLWKGKVFDDKPDSQTQQVIELNKTLASDNRVEKLILPIRDGLFVLRKK is encoded by the coding sequence ATGTTTGAAGATTTTGAGCGTCTAAATTCCTATTTGGAATATACTACCGATGAGGAAAATGCGTTGTTAAAAAGGGTCAATCGAGAGACCTATCTTAAGGAGACCATGCCGCATATGCTGTCGGGACATTACCAAGGAAGGGTGCTGTCGATGCTTAGCAAATTGGTACAACCAAGATTAGCGCTTGAAATAGGAACATTCACCGGCTATGCGACGATTTGCCTAGCGGAGGGATTAGCAGAGGGGGGCGTTTTACATACCATAGATATCAACGAAGAGCAGCAGGAGCGCGTTCAGGGTTATTTTGAGCAGTCGGACTATGCATCGCAAATTGTTTATCACATTGGAGACGCCGCGGAAGTTATTCCAACAATCGAGGGTCAGTTTGACTTGATATTTATAGATGCTGATAAGAAACGCAATCTGTATTATTTTCAGGAGCTTATTGATCGGGTGAAGACAGGAGGGGTGATATTAATAGACAATGTCTTGTGGAAAGGCAAGGTTTTTGATGATAAGCCGGACAGCCAAACACAACAAGTAATTGAATTAAACAAAACACTGGCGAGTGATAATAGGGTAGAAAAATTAATTCTCCCGATACGTGACGGACTTTTTGTGCTACGCAAAAAGTAG
- the folE gene encoding GTP cyclohydrolase I FolE, which produces MHDFDEAEQDGYIKIDQYNEKHVERIANHYKDILDALGEDPNREGLVKTPERVAKALQFLTHGYDIDASEVLRSAMFAEEYSQMVVVKDIEVYSMCEHHMLPFFGKAHIAYIPNGHIVGLSKIPRIVDVFARRLQVQERLTNEIRDCIQDTLKPAGVAVVIECKHMCMAMRGVQKQNSVTTTSAFTGAFQNDVTRSEFLRLITASLD; this is translated from the coding sequence ATGCACGATTTTGACGAAGCAGAACAAGACGGCTATATCAAAATAGATCAATACAATGAAAAACATGTGGAGCGTATTGCGAACCACTATAAAGACATATTAGACGCCTTGGGCGAAGATCCAAACCGCGAAGGCTTGGTGAAAACGCCGGAGCGCGTGGCGAAGGCATTGCAATTTTTGACGCATGGTTATGATATCGATGCTTCGGAAGTTTTGCGCAGCGCCATGTTTGCAGAAGAATACAGTCAGATGGTGGTGGTGAAGGATATCGAGGTGTACTCGATGTGTGAGCATCATATGCTTCCATTCTTCGGGAAAGCGCATATCGCCTATATTCCAAATGGTCATATTGTAGGATTGAGCAAGATTCCACGCATTGTAGATGTATTTGCGCGCAGATTGCAGGTTCAGGAGCGCTTGACCAACGAGATCCGCGACTGTATTCAGGATACTTTAAAACCTGCAGGCGTAGCTGTTGTTATCGAATGCAAGCATATGTGTATGGCGATGCGCGGTGTACAGAAGCAAAACTCGGTAACTACGACTTCTGCTTTTACAGGAGCATTTCAAAACGACGTGACGAGATCGGAGTTTTTACGCTTGATTACGGCATCTTTAGACTAA
- a CDS encoding 6-carboxytetrahydropterin synthase: MIYITRRERFNAAHKLHREDWTPEENERVFGICANPNWHGHNYDLFVTVKGEINPETGFLIDLKLMKEIINTQIIDKVDHKNINLDVDFMKDKMASTEVIAMEIFHILKPHFAKENVTLHAIRLHETENNSVEYFGD, from the coding sequence ATGATTTATATAACACGACGCGAACGATTTAACGCTGCCCATAAATTGCATAGGGAAGACTGGACTCCGGAGGAAAATGAACGAGTTTTTGGTATCTGTGCAAACCCTAATTGGCATGGCCATAATTACGATCTGTTTGTTACTGTTAAGGGCGAGATTAACCCGGAGACCGGGTTTTTGATCGATCTTAAGTTGATGAAAGAGATCATTAACACGCAGATTATCGACAAAGTGGATCATAAGAACATTAACTTGGATGTTGACTTCATGAAAGACAAGATGGCTTCAACGGAAGTGATAGCTATGGAAATCTTCCACATCTTGAAACCTCACTTTGCAAAAGAAAATGTAACGCTTCATGCCATTCGTTTGCACGAAACGGAAAATAACTCGGTCGAATACTTCGGCGATTAA
- the mqnB gene encoding futalosine hydrolase, whose amino-acid sequence MKILIVAATEFEIAESIPFLQEYQVDYLVTGVGMTATAFSLGQQLAKETYELLLNVGIAGSFDYSRVLGDLVRVTTDRIFEFGAEDKDTFIPIETLGFGQSVFPTVLPEVELPPVYTKLDEVEGITVNKVHGCERSITRLKELLNPQTVESMEGAAFFYCARRANVPAIQVRAISNYVETRNTKNWNIPIALSNLNRCLQEFILQHRS is encoded by the coding sequence ATGAAAATTCTTATCGTCGCGGCAACCGAGTTCGAAATCGCAGAATCCATCCCTTTTTTACAAGAGTATCAGGTTGATTATCTGGTCACTGGCGTCGGAATGACCGCAACGGCATTTAGCCTCGGACAGCAATTGGCTAAGGAAACTTATGAGCTCCTTCTCAATGTCGGCATTGCAGGCTCTTTTGACTATTCGCGAGTGCTTGGCGATCTTGTTCGGGTTACGACCGACCGAATCTTTGAATTCGGAGCCGAAGACAAGGATACCTTCATTCCGATCGAGACGCTGGGCTTTGGACAATCGGTCTTCCCCACCGTATTGCCTGAGGTTGAGCTCCCTCCGGTCTACACAAAATTGGATGAAGTCGAGGGCATCACGGTTAATAAGGTGCACGGTTGTGAAAGATCTATTACCCGGCTGAAAGAACTGCTGAACCCGCAAACTGTTGAAAGTATGGAAGGCGCGGCATTTTTCTACTGCGCACGGCGAGCCAATGTGCCTGCTATACAAGTCCGGGCCATCTCCAATTATGTAGAAACCCGAAACACGAAAAACTGGAACATTCCGATCGCGCTAAGTAACCTGAACCGTTGCTTACAGGAATTTATCCTACAACATAGGTCATAA
- a CDS encoding pyruvate dehydrogenase complex E1 component subunit beta has product MREIQFREALREAMNEEMRKDETIFLMGEEVAEYNGAYKVSQGMLDEFGAKRVIDTPIAELGFAGIGVGAAMNGLKPIVEFMTFNFSLVAIDQVINAAAKIHQMSGGQFSCPIVFRGPTGNAGQLAAQHSQNFENWFANTPGLKVVVPSNPYDAKGLLKSSIIDPDPVIFMESEVMYGDKGPVPEEEYYLPIGKANLVKEGTDVTIVSFGKMVPRVVIPAVEELAKEGINAELIDLRSVRPIDFPAIIESVKKTNRLVIVEEAWPIASISSEITFHVQKHAFDYLDAPVIRVTSADVPLGYAPTLVEASLPSIAKVVKAVKEVSYVKK; this is encoded by the coding sequence ATGAGAGAAATACAATTCAGAGAAGCCCTTCGTGAAGCAATGAACGAAGAGATGCGTAAAGATGAAACAATTTTTTTAATGGGCGAGGAAGTCGCTGAATATAACGGTGCTTACAAAGTAAGTCAAGGTATGCTTGATGAATTTGGTGCTAAACGTGTTATTGACACACCTATCGCTGAGCTTGGTTTTGCAGGTATTGGTGTTGGTGCTGCTATGAATGGTTTAAAACCAATTGTTGAGTTCATGACATTCAACTTCTCATTAGTAGCTATCGACCAAGTTATCAATGCTGCTGCAAAGATTCACCAAATGAGCGGGGGTCAATTCAGTTGTCCAATCGTATTTAGAGGTCCTACAGGAAATGCTGGCCAATTAGCGGCTCAGCACTCACAGAACTTCGAGAACTGGTTTGCAAACACACCAGGACTTAAAGTGGTAGTTCCTTCTAACCCATATGACGCTAAAGGTCTTTTAAAATCATCTATCATTGATCCAGATCCAGTAATCTTTATGGAGTCTGAGGTGATGTATGGCGATAAAGGTCCGGTTCCTGAAGAAGAGTATTACTTACCTATCGGAAAAGCAAACTTAGTAAAAGAAGGTACAGACGTAACGATTGTTTCTTTCGGTAAAATGGTTCCACGCGTAGTAATCCCTGCGGTAGAGGAATTAGCAAAAGAAGGAATCAATGCAGAATTAATCGACTTACGTTCAGTTCGTCCAATTGACTTCCCAGCAATCATCGAATCTGTAAAGAAAACAAACCGTTTAGTAATTGTTGAAGAAGCATGGCCTATCGCCTCGATCTCTTCAGAGATTACTTTCCACGTTCAAAAACACGCTTTCGATTACTTAGACGCTCCAGTTATCCGCGTAACATCAGCAGATGTACCTCTAGGATACGCTCCTACTTTAGTAGAAGCTTCTCTTCCTAGCATCGCTAAAGTGGTTAAAGCGGTAAAAGAAGTATCTTACGTTAAAAAGTAA
- a CDS encoding DUF6263 family protein, giving the protein MKKLLVLFLLSSAAFYTKAQQVEFKINVPLNKPFKQTTVMKTDVEGEQSIIMDMNMKNTVTGVKKDGVNYVFESVTDAIKMDMDAGMMTMSYDSENPSEDPMTKMLGAEMEKLIGKKMVMTITEKGKLVDVAMPDGVDTPAGQSMESMGMTASYPDHAVNPGDTWNSEIDSKQTKIKALNKYIGKDAEGYIIESTGDVFTPSDEKIGSFTSKYVLDEKTHYTKGANMKMDMNAQGQKVVLEMNISVTQ; this is encoded by the coding sequence ATGAAAAAATTACTTGTATTATTTTTACTATCCTCTGCTGCGTTTTATACTAAAGCGCAACAAGTTGAATTTAAAATCAACGTTCCTCTAAATAAGCCCTTTAAGCAAACGACAGTCATGAAAACGGATGTGGAAGGAGAACAAAGCATAATTATGGACATGAACATGAAAAACACCGTTACAGGCGTTAAGAAAGATGGTGTCAATTATGTGTTCGAATCGGTTACAGATGCTATTAAGATGGATATGGATGCGGGGATGATGACGATGTCCTATGATTCGGAAAACCCATCCGAAGATCCCATGACAAAGATGTTGGGTGCTGAGATGGAAAAACTAATCGGTAAGAAGATGGTTATGACCATCACGGAAAAAGGAAAGCTAGTGGACGTTGCGATGCCAGATGGTGTAGACACACCTGCTGGACAGTCTATGGAGAGCATGGGGATGACAGCAAGTTATCCAGATCATGCTGTAAACCCTGGCGATACCTGGAACTCAGAGATTGACAGCAAACAAACGAAAATCAAGGCTTTGAACAAGTATATAGGCAAAGATGCTGAAGGTTATATCATTGAGTCTACAGGCGATGTTTTCACGCCATCGGATGAGAAGATTGGTTCATTCACTTCTAAATATGTATTGGACGAGAAAACCCACTATACCAAAGGCGCTAATATGAAAATGGATATGAATGCGCAAGGACAAAAAGTGGTTCTTGAAATGAATATCAGCGTAACCCAATAG
- the gcvH gene encoding glycine cleavage system protein GcvH, giving the protein MNFPSELKYTKDHEWIRVEGDEAVIGITDFAQRELGDIVFVDINTVGEEVAANEVFGTIEAVKTVSDLFIPVTATILEVNDAIDASPELVNSDPYGEGWIIRVKLNNAADVDALLTADQYKSEINA; this is encoded by the coding sequence ATGAATTTTCCTTCTGAATTAAAATACACCAAAGATCACGAATGGATTCGTGTGGAAGGTGATGAGGCTGTTATCGGTATTACAGACTTCGCACAACGCGAATTAGGAGATATCGTATTCGTAGATATCAATACAGTAGGTGAAGAAGTAGCGGCGAATGAAGTATTCGGTACTATCGAAGCGGTAAAAACTGTTTCTGACTTATTTATCCCAGTTACAGCTACAATCTTAGAAGTAAACGATGCTATCGATGCATCTCCTGAGTTAGTAAACTCGGATCCTTACGGTGAAGGTTGGATTATCCGTGTGAAATTGAACAACGCTGCAGACGTTGATGCTTTATTAACAGCAGATCAATACAAATCAGAAATCAACGCTTAG